A genomic window from Buteo buteo chromosome 13, bButBut1.hap1.1, whole genome shotgun sequence includes:
- the MYO15B gene encoding myosin XVB isoform X1: MYSESCLDFIAAKPHGILCILDDQTSLTQATDHTFLQKCHYHHGNSPWYTKPKLPLPVFTVKHYAGPVTYQVYKFLGKNRDQLCLEVLDIFSQSRLKLVSHIFQKAKAAYSQQRELGARGKGLKPQVSTLVSKFQQSLQDLTAKLRRSHAFFIRCITPNPQKLSNIFDVEYVTCQLRHSGILEAIRIRKEGYPVRLPFQNFLGRYGLLAGRRHNCLEEREVCAAVLSHVVGSPSDLYQIGVTKVFLKEKARQLLERRRNQRQSWAVVTLQRNFRCLLRRRRLRVLQEKVIIIQAHFRGYQARKRYRRLKKTLMQFNTMILISRPLIQRRKHCQQELEEGKRRRRSLDSGDTENSPNQGMDVGLLEIPADLAALLQLAEGQYREQANQITEALPPEVKVKDNLSLPPNINSYPFSSFIKSQFQKTYFPAPGQPLQHPLTHLDAEYQESALEINKLILRFIGDKNLHGWQEVLLGNYIAGRGLNNVALRNEIFSQVVAQTWKNPDMEHRQRAWVLMATLLSCFAPSPALEKPLLKFVSDHGMEGYNAVCQRKILTAAQHTEIDSTFSRAYPPTQLEWTANQRRGKMVLDVHTFNEEKFSAEVESWMTGEQYAGWLLSARGCDKKSQGWSISMFTGNTWQDLLGCDFVLDLIGEMEEASNLSSSSQSSAEYPITPERDRSFLQSSDLDLIPPAPGIQAPTFPPPSLPPEFNNLHPDPSFRDDLRTPVGLDNYVDDLFSTVLHQGSRVSDMENRDILTGRMKGCGKIGPTQRGIFPSTGFSGMTQASAYQPMPSMIGMPAAMPMMPVSGGIAPMPTMAMPQPVVPAVDPNQLAAQQQAFINQQAMLMAQQVTLQAMSISQQQQQQQQQQQWQQLLENSRPTVSNQPQTPAPAPASGPVPATSPKPKKPPSSQNAAPPPKAPEPPAKADKPAHDYTEDQFSNSEDDDYPPETFQQKREYFQKIGEQQIRVKKVRPPSKTWTPPANPQPKQEEKEEEQEKKEEEKPSPKTEAAPASPLPPPEPKPKKQTPKAKKEPPVVKPSGPELRPAPSREIRNIIKMYQSRPAPEPQPIEPIRRVSKPFIKKNDPKNEALAKLGMMNLPSSKSPSPLPQEKRPPPPPKPKPGSASSSIKEKQLPLLSVFSQESTPPGSQTPPASPPAPSLSSSLLPGTQDWQESTGKNSAVTVAEDDGIKTQLYKLTTSVSFSYVNPAWKIFLRKEVFYPKENFSHPYCLNLLCEQIMRDTFSDSCFRISKEEKRKMKDLLMEFQVGNDIQSIQEDGIKKRIVLAARDNWANYFSRLFPVHGENGSDVQILGVSHRGMRLLKVVKAAGYNPEHLKILCSYSFADVLSVELKGSSALEFSLKTEQLFLHSPKAPCIKAMVELFIEELRQDTNYVVALRSYIADDKSLLSFKKGDLIELLPMQGVEPGWQFGSTGGRCGIFPTSLVQLAAAPDYLSTSMDRCGGLRKSMKASPESRNTSRESSVPSLASERNSIMLVPAGDHYTMMDFATAYFREAQPMQGLKGMSAEKKSAADLVQHTKVPIQQSLLRYSDSELNELATKNFKTLMRFMGDQSKLKDQNEVECIYEILQLCKEKESLHDEVYCQVIKQVTHNPNQESVLRGWLLLNLLTGYFLPSNILMPYATKFLQLASSDPSSTHHDIAKICQSNLRKNFMYGGRRRLPFPVEIEALLKGHGARRLVILMPGGVEYLTRIKTFTVAKELLQEICEQMGAGEQEEIQEFVLFAIRSDSNNLDKMVRPLRSEEYLHDYLLEDKSVTVTLRRLIWRTPLHFENKIYTDVHYGQILWDYLNGRILLSHSKEMEMQVGILAVLQHWAKAEQQNSSLSREELKEYTPQTLQSSIRTQALQNHVGTLLRTRQPLQPVDAKIQFIEHVMKLPFFGYNTYFVERVSDDTIPVPCFFGVNKEEIIVADGTTQEVSCVIPLKELQKMRTLRPVSDGGLPGIEMNYGSAANPKTMWIELSQAKEMYHTIVVILDKTELHH, translated from the exons ATGTACAGCGAGTCATGCCTAGATTTCATTGCTGCAAAACCCCATGGCATCTTGTGTATCCTGGATGACCAGACTTCACTGACTCAG GCCACTGACCACACCTTCCTCCAGAAGTGTCATTACCATCATGGAAACAGCCCTTGGTACACCAAGCCCAAGTTGCCTTTGCCAGTCTTCACTGTGAAGCACTATGCAGGCCCTGTCACCTATCAG GTCTACAAGTTTCTTGGTAAAAACCGTGACCAGCTGTGTCTAGAGGTGCTGGATATCTTCTCTCAGAGCCGCCTCAAG TTGGTGTCTCACATTTTCCAGAAGGCTAAAGCTGCCTATAGTCAGCAAAGGGAGCTGGGGGCCAGAGGCAAAGGGCTCAAGCCTCAGGTCTCCACACTGGTGTCCAAATTCCAGCAGTCCTTGCAGGACCTCACAGCCAAGCTGAGAAG GAGCCATGCCTTCTTCATTCGGTGCATCACCCCTAATCCCCAAAAG CTGTCAAATATCTTTGATGTGGAGTATGTCACTTGTCAGCTGCGACATTCTGGGATACTGGAGGCTATCCGCATTAGAAAGGAGGGATACCCAGTCCGTCTTCCATTCCAGAACTTCCTAGGCAG GTATGGTCTCCTGGCTGGGCGAAGGCACAACTGCTTAGAGGAGAGAGAAGTCTGCGCGGCAGTGCTGTCTCATGTGGTGGGGAGCCCCTCAGATCTCTATCAGATTGGAGTAACAAAG GTCTTTCTGAAGGAGAAGGCTAGGCAGCTTCTGGAGAGACGACGGAaccagaggcagagctgggccgTTGTTACTCTGCAAAGGAACTTCCGATGCCTCCTTCGCCGCAGACGCCTCCGTGTCCTCCAGGAGAAAGTCATAATCATTCAGGCTCACTTCCGAGGTTACCAGGCAAG GAAGCGTTACAGAAGGCTGAAGAAGACTTTGATGCAATTTAACACCATGATTTTAATCTCCAGACCTTTGATTCAAAGGAGGAAGCACTGCCAG CAGGAGTTAGAGGAAGGGAAACGAAGAAGGAGGTCCCTGGACAGTGGTGACACAGAGAACAGTCCCAACCAAGGAATG GATGTGGGACTGCTGGAGATCCCTGCAGACCTTGCTGCCCTCCTGCAGTTAGCTGAAG GTCAGTACCGAGAACAGGCCAACCAGATAACTGAGGCATTGCCTCCAGAAGTCAAGGTCAAAGACAACCTATCCCTCCCACCCAACATCAACAGCtatcctttctcctccttcattAAGTCACAATTCCAG AAAACGTATTTCCCTGCCCCTGGTCAGCCTCTGCAGCACCCCTTAACCCATCTGGATGCTGAATACCAGGAGAGTGCACTTGAGATCAACAAACTG ATTTTGCGGTTCATTGGTGACAAGAATCTCCATGGCTGGCAGGAGGTACTTCTGGGCAACTACATTGCTGGGAGAGGTTTGAATAATGTGGCTCTGCGCAATGAAATCTTCAGTCAGGTGGTTGCCCAGACATGGAAAAACCCAGACATGGAGCACAGGCAGCGAGCTTGGGTCCTGATGGCGACTTTGCTGAGCTGCTTTGCGCCTTCACCAGCACTGGAGAAGCCATTGCTGAa ATTTGTGTCAGATCATGGCATGGAGGGCTACAATGCTGTTTGCCAGCGCAAGATCTtgacagcagcacagcacactGAGATAGACTCTACGTTCTCTCGGGCCTACCCTCCCACTCAGCTGGAGTGGACTGCAAaccagaggagaggaaagatggTGCTGGATGTTCACACTTTTAATG AGGAGAAGTTCTCAGCTGAGGTGGAGTCTTGGATGACTGGGGAGCAGTATGCAGGCTGGCTCCTGAGTGCAAG GGGCTGTGATAAGAAGTCTCAAGGGTGGTCTATCTCCATGTTTACTGGCAACACATGGCAGGACCTGCTGGGCTGTGACTTTGTGCTGGACCTCATTGGAGAGATGGAGGAGGCCAGCAACCTCAGCAGTTCCTCTCAGTCCTCAGCTGAGTACCCCATCACTCCTGAAAGGGACAGAAGCTTCCTCCAGAGCTCTGACCTGGATTT GatccctcctgctccaggcaTCCAGGCCCCTACCTTTCCACCACCTAGTTTGCCTCCAGAATTCAACAATCTCCATCCAG ATCCAAGCTTCAGAGACGACCTGAGGACCCCTGTAGGCTTGGATAACTATGTGGATGATCTCTTCAGCACTGTGCTGCATCAAGGCTCCAGAGTATCA GATATGGAGAACAGGGACATTCTGACTGGACGCATGAAAGGATGTGGGAAGATTGGACCCACACAGAGAGGAATCTTTCCTTCTACGG GCTTCTCTGGAATGACTCAAGCATCAGCTTACCAGCCCATGCCTTCAATGATTGGGATGCCAGCAGCCATGCCTATGATGCCAGTGTCTGGTGGGATTGCACCTATGCCAA CCATGGCTATGCCCCAGCCTGTGGTTCCAGCTGTAGATCCCAATCAGTTAGCAGCACAACAGCAAGCCTTTATCAACCAGCAAGCCATGCTCATG GCCCAGCAGGTGACCCTTCAAGCCATGAGcatttcccagcagcagcaacagcagcagcaacagcagcagtggcAACAGCTTCTTGAGAACTCAAGGCCAACAGTCTCAAATCAACCACAaactccagctccagctccagcctcaggTCCAGTCCCAGCCACTTCCCCAAAACCCAAGAAGCCTCCCAGCAGCCAGAATGCTGCACCACCACCAAAGGCTCCAGAACCGCCAGCTAAGGCAGACAAACCG GCTCATGACTACACGGAAGACCAGTTCTCCAACAGTGAAGATGATGACTATCCTCCAGAAACCTTCCAGCAGAAGagagaatattttcagaagataG GAGAGCAACAGATCCGAGTGAAGAAAGTGAGGCCTCCTTCCAAAACTTGGACCCCTCCAGCAAATCCCCAGccaaagcaggaagaaaaggaagaggagcaggagaagaaggaagaagagaagccTAGCCCTAAAACAGAGGCAG CTCCTGCTTCACCTTTGCCACCTCCTGAGCCAAAGCCAAAAAAGCAGACACCAAAAGCGAAGAAGGAGCCACCTGTAGTGAAGCCTTCAGGCCCTGAGTTGCGGCCTGCACCTAGCCGGGAGATCCGCAACATCATCAAAATGTACCAGAGCAGGCCAGCCCCTGAGCCCCAGCCTATCGAGCCTATCAG AAGAGTGTCCAAGCCATTTATTAAGAAGAACGACcccaaaaatgaggctctggcCAAGCTTGGAATGATGAACCTCCCATCTTCCAAATCA CCATCCCCCCTGCCACAAGAGAAGAGACCACCTCCACCTCCCAAGCCCAAGCCAGGCTCAGCTTCCAGTTCTATCAAGGAGAAGCAGTTGCCTCTCCTGTCAGTCTTCAGCCAGGAGAGTACCCCACCAGGTTCCCAGACCCCTCctgcttcccctcctgccccatcacTGTCTTCGTCTCTCCTGCCTGGGACCCAAGACTGGCAGGAATCCACAGGGAAGA ACTCTGCTGTAACAGTAGCAGAAGATGATGGTATCAAGACCCAGCTGTACAAGCTCACTACCAGTGTCAGCTTTTCCTATGTCAACCCTGCCTGGAAAATCTTTCTGCGCAAAGAG GTGTTTTACcccaaagaaaatttcagtcaCCCTTATTGTCTGAACTTGCTGTGTGAACAG aTCATGCGTGACACTTTCTCTGATTCCTGCTTTCGGATCTCCAAGGAGGAGAAGCGCAAGATGAAAGACCTGCTGA TGGAGTTCCAGGTTGGCAATGACATCCAGTCCATTCAGGAAGATGGGATAAAGAAGAGGATTGTACTGGCTGCTCGGGATAACTGGGCTAACTATTTCTCCCGCCTTTTCCCGGTTCAT GGCGAAAATGGAAGTGATGTCCAGATCCTGGGTGTTTCTCACCGGGGCATGCGGCTGCTGAAGGTGGTGAAAGCAGCTGGCTATAATCCTGAGCACCTGAAGATTCTTTGCAGCTACAG CTTTGCAGATGTGCTGTCAGTGGAACTGAAGGGCAGCAGTGCCCTGGAGTTCTCTCTGAAGACAGAGCAGCTCTTCCTGCACTCTCCGAAGGCTCCGTGCATCAAGGCTATGGTGGAACTCTTCATCGAGGAGCTGAGGCAG GATACCAACTACGTTGTTGCTCTGCGCAGCTACATTGCAGATGACAAGAGCCTTCTTAGCTTCAAGAAGGGTGATCTCATTGAGTTACTGCCCATGCAAGGCGTGGAGCCAG GCTGGCAGTTTGGCTCCACTGGTGGCCGCTGCGGTATTTTCCCCACTAGTCTGGTGCAATTGGCTGCAGCCCCTGATTACCTCAGTACCAGCATGGACAGATGTGGAGGGCTGCGGAAGAGCATGAAAGCTTCCCCAGAGAGCAGGAACaccagcagggag AGTTCTGTTCCCAGCCTGGCATCAGAACGCAACAGCATCATGTTAGTCCCTGCTGGTGATCATTATACCATGATGGACTTCGCCACAGCCTACTTCCGAGAGGCTCAGCCCAT GCAGGGACTGAAGGGGATGTCTGCTGAAAAGAAGAGTGCAGCTGACCTGGTCCAGCACACCAAG GTCCCAATCCAGCAGTCTTTGCTCCGGTACTCTGATAGTGAGCTGAATGAGCTTGCCACAAAGAACTTCAAGA CTCTGATGCGGTTCATGGGAGATCAATCAAAACTTAAGGACCAGAATGAGGTTGAATGCATCTATGAAATCCTTCAG CTGTGCAAGGAGAAGGAGAGTTTGCATGATGAGGTCTACTGCCAGGTCATCAAACAGGTCACCCACAACCCTAACCA GGAGAGCGTGCTGCGTGGTTGGTTGCTCCTAAACCTGCTAACTGGGTATTTCCTCCCTTCTAACATCCTGATGCCCTATGCCACCAAGTTTTTGCAGCTAGCCAGCAGTGACCCATCTAGCACCCACCACG aTATAGCCAAGATCTGTCAGAGCAACCTGCGGAAAAATTTCATGTacgggggccgccgccgccttcctTTCCCTGTGGAGATAGAGGCATTGCTG AAGGGGCATGGTGCCCGCCGGCTAGTGATCCTGATGCCTGGAGGTGTGGAATACCTCACCAGAATAAAGACATTCACT GTGGCCAAGGAGCTCTTGCAGGAGATCTGTGAGCAGATGGGGGCAGGCGAACAGGAAGAGATACAagaatttgttctttttgcCATCAGGAGTGACAGCAATAATCTCG ATAAAATGGTGAGGCCGTTAAGATCAGAGGAGTATCTTCATGATTACCTGCTGGAGGACAAGTCGGTCACTGTGACTTTACGCAGGCTCATCTGGAGGACACCTCTGCACTTTGAGAACAAAATTTATACTGATGTCCATTATGGACAG ATCCTGTGGGATTACCTGAATGGGAGGATACTGTTGAGCCATAGTAAAGAAATGGAGATGCAGGTGGGCATTTTGGCAGTGCTCCAGCACTGGgccaaagcagaacagcagaaCTCTTCTCTCTCCAG GGAAGAGCTGAAGGAGTACACACCACAGACCCTGCAGTCCTCCATCAGAACCCAGGCTCTGCAGAACCATGTTGGCACGCTGCTGAGAACCAGGCAGCCCCTCCAGCCAGTGGATGCAAAAATCCAGTTCATAG